A region from the Xenopus laevis strain J_2021 chromosome 4S, Xenopus_laevis_v10.1, whole genome shotgun sequence genome encodes:
- the pla2g6.S gene encoding phospholipase A2 group VI S homeolog (The RefSeq protein has 1 substitution compared to this genomic sequence) translates to MDLFGRIFNTVSAVTNLFSNPYKVREVPLSEYGSSSCLQEDGRMLLYRNRTAKSLDCVLVNPSSPQNAYRLFQLESEPEALCRFQEYAVKLRPFYESSRKGLCLETLQQLTDCIRSHPNWSLAHVAVEIGLRESFKHNGILRSLNSTECDGGSTPLHLACKKGDINCLQELVEECQARLDIADQNGETVYHHAAQQNNPRVIEILCSVPSVGVNHKSNNNETPLHVACRLGKTELVLALLRCHARCDIIGKDGYPIHTAMKYSQKECVEAILDVSASQLHAEDPRYQATPIHWAKNAEMARLLIERGCNVNTCSKTLDTPLHIMVKRDRFEAAMVLLTNVADPNVKGEHGNTPLHLAMKKDQLELIKALMVFGADVEQHNDFGETPGLIAARSSKGFRDFVYVSTALSGMLVPQDTVDFREDGLRVKDRLLCLDGGGIRGLVLMQLLIAIEKAAGRPIRELFDWVSGTSTGGILALAIVHGMPMESVRCLYFRMKNEVFHGSRPYESGPLEEFLKKEFGENTKMSDVRNPKVIVTGTLSDRHPAELHLFRNYDPPETDHEPPYKSVASFRPVTTPAEQLVWHAARSSGAAPTYLRPMGRFLDGGLLSNNPTLDAMTEIHEYNTCLKKKGMAGQVKKLGIVVSLGTGKPPQISVGSVDVFRPSNPWEVMKTVVGARELGKMVVDCCTDSDGPAVSRARAWCEMIDVPYFRLSPQLQTDVMLDEVSDAVLVNMLWDTQIYIYQQREVLQRLAKTLLEP, encoded by the exons ATGGACCTCTTTGGACGAATCTTCAACACTGTGAGTGCAGTTACCAACCTTTTCTCAAACCCATACAAGGTACGTGAAGTACCACTGTCAGAATATGGGAGTAGCTCCTGCCTTCAAGAAGATGGAAGAATGCTATTGTACAGAAACAGAACTGCTAAGTCATTGGACTGTGTACTTGTGAACCCAAGTTCTCCACAGAATGCCTACCG TCTCTTCCAGTTGGAGTCTGAACCTGAGGCTCTTTGCCGCTTTCAGGAATATGCAGTGAAGCTGCGGCCATTCTATGAGAGTTCTAGAAAGGGACTTTGTTTGGAAACTCTCCAGCAGCTGACAGACTGCATACGGAGCCACCCAAATTGGTCATTAGCACATGTGGCAGTGGAGATTGGTTTGCGGGAGAGTTTTAAGCACAATGGAATTCTGAG GAGTTTAAACAGTACAGAGTGTGATGGAGGGAGCACCCCTTTGCATTTGGCCTGCAAAAAGGGGGACATTAACTGTCTTCAGGAGCTGGTAGAGGAGTGTCAGGCTCGGCTAGATATTGCTGACCAAAATGGAGAGACTGTTTACCATCATGCAGCACAACAAAACAATCCTCGTGTCATAGAG ATCCTGTGCTCTGTGCCATCTGTGGGTGTAAACCACAAAAGCAACAACAACGAGACCCCTTTGCATGTGGCCTGTCGTTTGGGGAAAACCGAGTTGGTACTGGCTTTGCTTCGTTGTCATGCTCGCTGTGACATCATTGGGAAGGATGGATACCCCATTCACACAGCAATGAAATACTCACAGAAAGA GTGTGTAGAAGCCATACTGGATGTGTCTGCTAGTCAGTTACATGCAGAAGATCCGCGATATCAAGCAACTCCaatacactgggcaaaaaatgcagAG ATGGCACGCCTGCTAATTGAACGTGGCTGCAATGTAAATACTTGCAGTAAAACATTAGACACTCCGCTTCACATCATGGTAAAGAGAGACCGGTTTGAAGCTGCTATGGTGCTTTTGACCAATGTTGCAGATCCTAATGTCAAAGGGGAACATGGGAACACTCCCTTGCACCTTGCTATGAAG AAGGACCAGCTGGAGCTCATTAAAGCCCTCATGGTTTTTGGGGCAGATGTGGAGCAGCACAATGATTTTGGGGAAACGCCAGGACTCATTGCAGCCAGATCAAGCAAAG GTTTTCGTGATTTTGTCTATGTTTCCACTGCCTTGAGTGGCATGCTGGTACCACAAGATACAGTGGATTTTAGAGAAGATGGCTTGCGAGT GAAAGACCGTCTTTTGTGTCTGGATGGAGGAGGGATTCGAGGACTAGTTTTGATGCAGCTACTAATTGCCATAGAGAAAGCTGCAGGGCGTCCCATAAGGGAGTTGTTTGACTGGGTTTCTGGAACCAGTACTGGTGGTATACTGGCATTGGCTATTGTGCATG GAATGCCCATGGAATCTGTTCGTTGTTTGTACTTCCGTATGAAGAACGAGGTTTTCCATGGCTCTCGTCCCTATGAGTCTGGCCCTCTGGAAGAGTTTCTGAAGAAGGAGTTTGGGGAGAACACAAAAATGTCAGACGTCAGAAACCCTAA GGTTATTGTGACAGGGACATTGTCAGACAGGCATCCAGCTGAACTGCACCTCTTCAGAAATTATGACCCCCCTGAAACTGATCATGAGCCTCCTTACAAGAGTGTTGCTTCCTTCCGCCCTGTAGCAACACCAGCAG AACAGCTAGTGTGGCATGCAGCCCGCTCGAGTGGTGCTGCCCCTACTTACCTTCGACCAATGGGCCGGTTTCTGGATGGTGGACTTCTGTCTAATAATCCCACTCTAGATGCAATGACCGAGATTCATGAATACAACacctgcttgaaaaaaaag GGAATGGCTGGGCAAGTAAAGAAACTTGGAATTGTGGTCTCTCTGGGTACTGGGAAGCCCCCACAAATTTCTGTCGGCTCAGTGGACGTCTTTAGACCCTCCAATCCATGGGAAGTGATGAAGACTGTGGTCGGTGCAAGAGAGCTTGGAAAAATGGTGGTGGATTGT TGCACAGACTCTGACGGCCCAGCAGTATCCAGAGCCAGGGCTTGGTGTGAAATGATAGATGTTCCTTACTTCAG ACTTAGCCCTCAGCTCCAAACAGACGTCATGCTTGATGAGGTTAGTGATGCGGTGCTGGTGAATATGCTGTGGGACACTCAGATCTACATCTACCAGCAAAGGGAGGTCCTGCAGCGCCTGGCAAAGACACTTCTGGAACCTTAG
- the pla2g6.S gene encoding phospholipase A2 group VI S homeolog isoform X1 yields MDLFGRIFNTVSAVTNLFSNPYKVREVPLSEYGSSSCLQEDGRMLLYRNRTAKSLDCVLVNPSSPQNAYRLFQLESEPEALCRFQEYAVKLRPFYESSRKGLCLETLQQLTDCIRSHPNWSLAHVAVEIGLRESFKHNGILRSLNSTECDGGSTPLHLACKKGDINCLQELVEECQARLDIADQNGETVYHHAAQQNNPRVIEILCSVPSVGVNHKSNNNETPLHVACRLGKTELVLALLRCHARCDIIGKDGYPIHTAMKYSQKECVEAILDVSASQLHAEDPRYQATPIHWAKNAEMARLLIERGCNVNTCSKTLDTPLHIMVKRDRFEAAMVLLTNVADPNVKGEHGNTPLHLAMKKDQLELIKALMVFGADVEQHNDFGETPGLIAARSSKGNNRKVLLSMLCNVGADRCLPPDTQLPPTATSPSRVPPMDSSSGIGFRDFVYVSTALSGMLVPQDTVDFREDGLRVKDRLLCLDGGGIRGLVLMQLLIAIEKAAGRPIRELFDWVSGTSTGGILALAIVHGMPMESVRCLYFRMKNEVFHGSRPYESGPLEEFLKKEFGENTKMSDVRNPKVIVTGTLSDRHPAELHLFRNYDPPETDHEPPYKSVASFRPVATPAEQLVWHAARSSGAAPTYLRPMGRFLDGGLLSNNPTLDAMTEIHEYNTCLKKKGMAGQVKKLGIVVSLGTGKPPQISVGSVDVFRPSNPWEVMKTVVGARELGKMVVDCCTDSDGPAVSRARAWCEMIDVPYFRLSPQLQTDVMLDEVSDAVLVNMLWDTQIYIYQQREVLQRLAKTLLEP; encoded by the exons ATGGACCTCTTTGGACGAATCTTCAACACTGTGAGTGCAGTTACCAACCTTTTCTCAAACCCATACAAGGTACGTGAAGTACCACTGTCAGAATATGGGAGTAGCTCCTGCCTTCAAGAAGATGGAAGAATGCTATTGTACAGAAACAGAACTGCTAAGTCATTGGACTGTGTACTTGTGAACCCAAGTTCTCCACAGAATGCCTACCG TCTCTTCCAGTTGGAGTCTGAACCTGAGGCTCTTTGCCGCTTTCAGGAATATGCAGTGAAGCTGCGGCCATTCTATGAGAGTTCTAGAAAGGGACTTTGTTTGGAAACTCTCCAGCAGCTGACAGACTGCATACGGAGCCACCCAAATTGGTCATTAGCACATGTGGCAGTGGAGATTGGTTTGCGGGAGAGTTTTAAGCACAATGGAATTCTGAG GAGTTTAAACAGTACAGAGTGTGATGGAGGGAGCACCCCTTTGCATTTGGCCTGCAAAAAGGGGGACATTAACTGTCTTCAGGAGCTGGTAGAGGAGTGTCAGGCTCGGCTAGATATTGCTGACCAAAATGGAGAGACTGTTTACCATCATGCAGCACAACAAAACAATCCTCGTGTCATAGAG ATCCTGTGCTCTGTGCCATCTGTGGGTGTAAACCACAAAAGCAACAACAACGAGACCCCTTTGCATGTGGCCTGTCGTTTGGGGAAAACCGAGTTGGTACTGGCTTTGCTTCGTTGTCATGCTCGCTGTGACATCATTGGGAAGGATGGATACCCCATTCACACAGCAATGAAATACTCACAGAAAGA GTGTGTAGAAGCCATACTGGATGTGTCTGCTAGTCAGTTACATGCAGAAGATCCGCGATATCAAGCAACTCCaatacactgggcaaaaaatgcagAG ATGGCACGCCTGCTAATTGAACGTGGCTGCAATGTAAATACTTGCAGTAAAACATTAGACACTCCGCTTCACATCATGGTAAAGAGAGACCGGTTTGAAGCTGCTATGGTGCTTTTGACCAATGTTGCAGATCCTAATGTCAAAGGGGAACATGGGAACACTCCCTTGCACCTTGCTATGAAG AAGGACCAGCTGGAGCTCATTAAAGCCCTCATGGTTTTTGGGGCAGATGTGGAGCAGCACAATGATTTTGGGGAAACGCCAGGACTCATTGCAGCCAGATCAAGCAAAG GGAACAACCGAAAAGTGCTTCTCAGCATGCTATGTAACGTAGGAGCAGATCGCTGTTTACCCCCTGACACCCAGCTTCCGCCAACAGCTACCTCCCCCTCCAGAGTGCCCCCCATGGACAGCTCTAGCGGCATAG GTTTTCGTGATTTTGTCTATGTTTCCACTGCCTTGAGTGGCATGCTGGTACCACAAGATACAGTGGATTTTAGAGAAGATGGCTTGCGAGT GAAAGACCGTCTTTTGTGTCTGGATGGAGGAGGGATTCGAGGACTAGTTTTGATGCAGCTACTAATTGCCATAGAGAAAGCTGCAGGGCGTCCCATAAGGGAGTTGTTTGACTGGGTTTCTGGAACCAGTACTGGTGGTATACTGGCATTGGCTATTGTGCATG GAATGCCCATGGAATCTGTTCGTTGTTTGTACTTCCGTATGAAGAACGAGGTTTTCCATGGCTCTCGTCCCTATGAGTCTGGCCCTCTGGAAGAGTTTCTGAAGAAGGAGTTTGGGGAGAACACAAAAATGTCAGACGTCAGAAACCCTAA GGTTATTGTGACAGGGACATTGTCAGACAGGCATCCAGCTGAACTGCACCTCTTCAGAAATTATGACCCCCCTGAAACTGATCATGAGCCTCCTTACAAGAGTGTTGCTTCCTTCCGCCCTGTAGCAACACCAGCAG AACAGCTAGTGTGGCATGCAGCCCGCTCGAGTGGTGCTGCCCCTACTTACCTTCGACCAATGGGCCGGTTTCTGGATGGTGGACTTCTGTCTAATAATCCCACTCTAGATGCAATGACCGAGATTCATGAATACAACacctgcttgaaaaaaaag GGAATGGCTGGGCAAGTAAAGAAACTTGGAATTGTGGTCTCTCTGGGTACTGGGAAGCCCCCACAAATTTCTGTCGGCTCAGTGGACGTCTTTAGACCCTCCAATCCATGGGAAGTGATGAAGACTGTGGTCGGTGCAAGAGAGCTTGGAAAAATGGTGGTGGATTGT TGCACAGACTCTGACGGCCCAGCAGTATCCAGAGCCAGGGCTTGGTGTGAAATGATAGATGTTCCTTACTTCAG ACTTAGCCCTCAGCTCCAAACAGACGTCATGCTTGATGAGGTTAGTGATGCGGTGCTGGTGAATATGCTGTGGGACACTCAGATCTACATCTACCAGCAAAGGGAGGTCCTGCAGCGCCTGGCAAAGACACTTCTGGAACCTTAG